CTGAACCAACGAAGTTGAATTTAGTTTTGTCACCTTCAGCTGCAGCACGTTCAACAACGTCAAATGAAGCGTGTTGGTTACGTAGCGTTTCAATCATAGCGTCAACATCAGCTTCTGTAACTTCAGCTTTAGGTTGCTCAACAGCAATTGACTCTAAACCTTTAAGCTCTACTTCAGGGTAGATTTCAAAAGTGGCTACAAACTCAAAGTTTTCACCTTCAGAAGAACCGGCAGTCAACGTTGGCGCACCCGCTGGGTTTAACTTCTCGGCAATGATAGCTTCAACAAAGTTACGCTGCATCACTTCACCAGTGATATCTTGACGAATAGCTTTGCCGTAACGCTTATTAATCACGCTAACTGGTACTTTTCCTTTACGGAAACCGTCGATACGAGCACGCTTAGCTTCACTTTTTAATGCTTCTTTAACTGTGTTTTCGATCTGCTCAGCAGGTACCGAAATAGTTAGGCGACGCTCTAGACCTTGTGTGGTTTCTACAGAAACTTGCATTTTTTTACCTCGAAATATGTCCATCGTCCTTTGTAATAGTCGACATTTCAACTATTAAAGTATTCGTTTCTTGACCCGTAAATTTAACCAAAATGCCCATAAACACTGATGTTCAGCACAGGTTACTCTTAGCTGATAATTATCAAGACGCGACATTATAGCTATCGAATGCGCTGGAGTCGAGCCTCAAAGCACGATTTACAGGCGTAAAAAAAGCGACCTAGGGTCGCTTTTTGAACTTCTTTCACAGAATGAGTGGGGTGACTGATGGGGCTCGAACCCACGACAACCGGAATCACAATCCGGGGCTCTACCAACTGAGCTACAATCACCACAAAAATGGTACGCCCGGCAGGATTCGAACCTGCGGCCACCCGCTTAGAAGGCGGGTGCTCTATCCAACTGAGCTACGGGCGCTCGGCAATGAATTTAATTCATTTCCTGAACTGGGCAACTAACGTTTACACGTTAGTGTTTAAATGTGGTCGGTGATAGAGGATTCGAACCTCTGACCCTCTGGTCCCAAACCAGATGCGCTACCGGGCTGCGCTAATCACCGAAATTGAAACATAATTGAAAATACATATTGGGAAGTATTTCCTGCTTCTGCTCTTAACGAAGTATCTCGTTGAGAACGGAGCGCATATTATCCCTTAGCCTAAAAGCCGTCAACGACTTTCTGTAAAAAAACGTTCGCCTGCTTATTTAACACGCTATGACTTCGTTCTTTGCTGCTATAGCAAGCAATGTGCGCAAGAACCCCTCAACCAAACAGACAACCTGGAGTTGCGGTCATGAGATCCATTTATAAAGCAATATTCTCAATCTAAATTTTAAAGCATCTGTACCCAAGATTAAAAATAGCAACGAGCTAACCGAAAACAGCCATTTTAAATACAATACCTTGCGACTAAAGCTTATAAAAATGAATACTTTCTACAACTTTGCCCTATAGTTATTATCCGTATTTCAGAATTGTTTATTAGCGGTCTAAATCAATGACACCTATCATATGTCCTGTTAAAATAGCGCCGTTTTCCATTATCGCGTCGCATAAAGGACATCTTGCCCCATGACCGCTCAAAACATCGATGGTAAGGCTATCGCTCAAACTATTCGAACTCAGCTCAAAGAAAAAGTAACCGCCCGTAAAGAGGCTGGTCAAAGAGTGCCTGGTTTAGCCGTGATTCTTGTTGGGGCAGATCCTGCGTCGCAAGTTTATGTCGGCAGTAAACGCAGAGCCTGTGAAGAACTAGGCTTTATGTCTCGCTCTTATGATTTAGACAGTACAACGTCTGAAGAAGCTTTATTATCACTTATTGACGATTGTAATGATGACCCCACTATCGATGGCATTTTGGTACAGCTGCCTCTACCTGAACATATTGAGGAATCAAAAGTCATTGAACGCATTCGTCCCGATAAAGATGTCGATGGTTTTCACCCTTATAATGTCGGTAGACTTGCGCAACGTATCCCAGTGCTACGTTCCTGTACGCCGATGGGTATTATGACACTCATTCAGTCAACGGGGGTCGATACTTACGGCCTTGACGCTGTCGTGGTTGGCGCATCTAATATCGTTGGCCGCCCAATGTCGCTTGAGTTACTCCTTGCAGGCTGCACCACAACCACATGTCATCGCTTCACTCGTAATTTGGAGCAAAAAGTAAGGCAGGCTGATTTAGTCGTCGTTGCAGTCGGTAAACCTGGGTTTATTCCTGGCGAATGGATTAAGCCCGGTGCAATCGTTATCGATGTCGGTATTAATCGTTTAGACAGCGGCAAGCTCGTTGGTGATGTGCAGTTTGAAAAAGCAGCTGAGAATGCTAGCTTTATCACACCAGTACCTGGTGGCGTTGGCCCTATGACTATTGCAAGCTTGTTAGAAAACACGCTATATGCCTGCGAGCAGTATCATGATTGATACTAGGTTCTAGGTTCTAGGTTCTAACAAACATAAGTGTTCCAGACACAAATACCAGAATGTTCCATCCATGGATTCTGGCATAAATGTTCCAGACATAAAGACCACATTTTCCCATCCATGGGATGTGGCATAAATGTTCCAGACATAAATACCAGAATGTTCCATCCATGGATTCTGGCATAAGTGTTCCAGACACAAAAAAGCCTGCAATTGCAGGCTTTTTTCGTTTTAAAGACTCAACTGGTGATGTTTACTTCTTGCGCCAAGTCGTGCCTTCTGGCCCGTCCTCAAGAATCACACCTAACGCATTAAGCCCATCACGTGCGATGTCTGCAGCGGCCCAGTCTTTCTCTGTTCGTGCGCGATTACGCTCAACGATTAGCGCTTCAATCTCAGCAACCTCGTCGTCACTTCCTTCGCCTTTAAAGAAAGTGTCGACATCTTGAGGAAGAATGCCTAATACATCGGCAAGCTCTTTTAGGGCGACACCTAATGCTGACGCTTGAGCCATATCAGTCAATTTAAGGCGGTTGATCTCTCGCACCATGTCGAACAACACAGAATAGGCTTCGGGTGTATTGAAGTCATCATCCATAGCACGTTTAAACTGTGCTACAAATTGCTCAGCTGCAGCAGCCTCCACTGTTAGATCTAAATCTTTAAGTGCGGTATAAATACGCTCTAAGCCAGATTTAGCTTGCTTAAGGTTATCTTCTGAATAGTTCAGCTGGCTACGATAATGACCCGATAGCAAGAAGTAACGCACTGTTGCTGCATCATAGTGATTTAATACATCACGGATGGTGAAAAAGTTATTCAAAGATTTTGACATCTTCTCTTTATCAACCATCACCATGCCCGTATGCATCCAATAGTTTACATACGTCGTATCATGGGCACAGCAGGATTGAGCGATTTCATTCTCGTGATGCGGGAACTGCAGATCGCTACCACCACCGTGAATATCAAAATGATTGCCAAGATGTTTGCTATTCATTGCAGAACATTCAATGTGCCATCCAGGGCGCCCTGGTCCCCAAGGTGAGTCCCAAGTTGGCTCACCCGGTTTAGACATCTTCCACAACACAA
The Shewanella sp. KX20019 DNA segment above includes these coding regions:
- the cysS gene encoding cysteine--tRNA ligase, giving the protein MLKLYNTLTRQKEQFVPIQPGKIGMYVCGVTIYDLCHIGHGRTFVSFDMIVRYLRYSGYDVNFQRNITDVDDKIIKRANENKESCDSLTERLIGEMHRDFDSLNMARPDFEPRATLHMPEIIEMVEKLIAREHAYVAANGDVLFSVSSFPEYGRLSGQNLEQLQAGARVEVEDTKRDPMDFVLWKMSKPGEPTWDSPWGPGRPGWHIECSAMNSKHLGNHFDIHGGGSDLQFPHHENEIAQSCCAHDTTYVNYWMHTGMVMVDKEKMSKSLNNFFTIRDVLNHYDAATVRYFLLSGHYRSQLNYSEDNLKQAKSGLERIYTALKDLDLTVEAAAAEQFVAQFKRAMDDDFNTPEAYSVLFDMVREINRLKLTDMAQASALGVALKELADVLGILPQDVDTFFKGEGSDDEVAEIEALIVERNRARTEKDWAAADIARDGLNALGVILEDGPEGTTWRKK
- the folD gene encoding bifunctional methylenetetrahydrofolate dehydrogenase/methenyltetrahydrofolate cyclohydrolase FolD gives rise to the protein MTAQNIDGKAIAQTIRTQLKEKVTARKEAGQRVPGLAVILVGADPASQVYVGSKRRACEELGFMSRSYDLDSTTSEEALLSLIDDCNDDPTIDGILVQLPLPEHIEESKVIERIRPDKDVDGFHPYNVGRLAQRIPVLRSCTPMGIMTLIQSTGVDTYGLDAVVVGASNIVGRPMSLELLLAGCTTTTCHRFTRNLEQKVRQADLVVVAVGKPGFIPGEWIKPGAIVIDVGINRLDSGKLVGDVQFEKAAENASFITPVPGGVGPMTIASLLENTLYACEQYHD